AATGGCAGCTTGTCAGGAATCGGGGATTTGTTAGAATGGGCGGTCCTGAAGCGCTGTTATCTTCTTTCTGAGAAACCCCTATGGCCTATGTGATTGCTGAACCCTGCATCGGCACCAAGGACACTGCCTGCGTCGATGCCTGCCCCGTGGATTGCATCCACCCCAAGAAGGACGACCCGCGCCACGGTGGCGAAGAGATGCTGTATATCGATCCGGTCGAGTGCATCGATTGCGGCGCGTGCGTGCCGGTGTGCCCCGTCTCC
Above is a window of Acidobacteriota bacterium DNA encoding:
- a CDS encoding ferredoxin family protein, yielding MAYVIAEPCIGTKDTACVDACPVDCIHPKKDDPRHGGEEMLYIDPVECIDCGACVPVCPVSAIFALDDLPEKWKSFTARNAEYFGRT